DNA from Deltaproteobacteria bacterium:
CCGGGCGTCAAGCCGTGTCGGCGACGACGACGCCTTGATACACGCGCATCGCATACGAGCCGGCCGGGAACACGACCTCGCGCACGCCGCGCTTCCATCGCTCGTACG
Protein-coding regions in this window:
- a CDS encoding transposase; this translates as YERWKRGVREVVFPAGSYAMRVYQGVVVADTA